From Paraburkholderia fungorum, the proteins below share one genomic window:
- a CDS encoding M20 aminoacylase family protein yields the protein MNDAVRLTEVSDLEPAAQSLREIRHHIHHHPELAYEEVQTGALVAEKLEQWGWQVTRGVGQTGVVGTLKAGDGKRSIGIRADMDALPIIEQTGLPYASGTHGKMHACGHDGHTTMLLGAAQRLAATRNFSGTVHLYFQPAEESGIDSGAQKMIADGLFERFPCDAVFGVHNHPGEEPGTLLFRKGPFMSAGDKAIITIEGVGGHAARPHLTVDPVVVAASIVMALQTVVARNVDPSQPAVVTVGSMHAGTANNVISSSAKLELSVRSFSPEVRALLKKRITELAESQAASYGGKAIVEYIEGYPVVVNSEAETDFAIQVARELVGDDKVVAHTDILMGSEDFAFMLQKRPGTFLRIGNGAGEDGCMVHNPHYDFNDRNLPVGAAFWTRLVERYLAQ from the coding sequence ATGAACGACGCCGTCCGCCTGACCGAAGTGTCCGACCTGGAACCCGCCGCACAAAGTCTGCGCGAAATTCGCCATCACATTCACCATCATCCTGAACTCGCGTACGAGGAAGTGCAGACCGGCGCGCTGGTCGCGGAGAAGCTCGAGCAATGGGGCTGGCAGGTCACGCGTGGGGTCGGTCAGACTGGCGTGGTCGGGACATTGAAAGCGGGCGATGGCAAGCGCAGCATCGGGATTCGCGCCGATATGGACGCGTTGCCGATCATCGAGCAAACCGGCCTGCCGTACGCGAGCGGCACGCACGGCAAAATGCACGCGTGCGGTCACGACGGTCACACGACCATGCTGCTCGGCGCTGCGCAACGCCTCGCGGCCACGCGCAATTTCTCGGGCACCGTGCATCTGTATTTCCAGCCGGCAGAAGAGAGCGGCATTGATAGCGGCGCGCAGAAAATGATCGCCGACGGCCTGTTCGAGCGCTTTCCCTGCGACGCGGTATTCGGCGTTCACAACCATCCCGGTGAAGAGCCCGGCACGTTGCTGTTTCGCAAGGGGCCGTTCATGTCGGCGGGCGACAAGGCGATCATCACGATCGAAGGTGTCGGCGGACACGCGGCGCGTCCGCATCTGACGGTCGATCCGGTGGTGGTGGCGGCAAGCATCGTGATGGCGTTGCAGACCGTCGTCGCGCGCAATGTCGATCCGTCGCAACCCGCCGTGGTCACAGTCGGCTCGATGCACGCTGGCACCGCGAACAATGTGATTTCGAGCAGCGCGAAACTGGAACTGAGCGTGCGGTCGTTCAGCCCCGAAGTCCGCGCGCTATTGAAGAAGCGCATCACCGAACTCGCGGAATCGCAGGCCGCGAGTTATGGCGGCAAGGCGATCGTCGAGTACATCGAAGGCTACCCGGTCGTCGTGAATTCCGAGGCGGAAACCGATTTCGCGATTCAGGTGGCGCGCGAACTGGTCGGTGACGACAAGGTGGTCGCGCACACAGACATCCTCATGGGCAGCGAAGACTTTGCGTTCATGCTGCAAAAGCGGCCGGGTACGTTTCTGCGGATCGGCAACGGCGCGGGCGAGGACGGCTGCATGGTGCACAACCCGCACTACGATTTCAACGACCGTAATCTGCCGGTCGGCGCCGCGTTCTGGACGCGGCTGGTGGAGCGCTATCTGGCTCAGTGA
- the pcaF gene encoding 3-oxoadipyl-CoA thiolase, which yields MTEAFLCDAIRTPIGRYAGSLSSVRADDLGAVPLKALMERNKDVDWSAIDDVIYGCANQAGDDNRNVARMSLLLAGLPLDVPGSTVNRLCGSGMDAVGIAARAIKSGEAALMVAGGVESMSRAPFVMPKAGSAFSRQAEIYDTTIGWRFVNPLMKKLYGVDSMPETGENVATDYNISRADQDAFALRSQQKAARAQRDGTLAQEIVGVTIAQKKGDPVTVLQDEHPRETSLETLAKLKGVVRPDGTVTAGNASGVNDGAAALLLANEATAKRFGLTPRARVLGIATAGVAPRVMGIGPAPATQKLLARLGMTIDQFDVIELNEAFASQGIAVLRALGVADDDARVNPNGGAIALGHPLGMSGARLVTTAMYQLQRAQGRFALCTMCIGVGQGIAIAIERV from the coding sequence ATGACCGAAGCATTCCTGTGCGACGCGATTCGCACCCCCATTGGCCGCTATGCGGGTTCGCTGTCGTCGGTGCGTGCCGACGATCTGGGCGCCGTGCCGCTCAAGGCGCTGATGGAGCGCAACAAGGACGTCGACTGGAGCGCGATCGACGACGTGATCTACGGCTGCGCGAACCAGGCCGGTGACGACAACCGCAACGTCGCGCGCATGTCGCTGCTGCTGGCGGGCTTGCCGCTAGACGTGCCGGGCTCGACGGTCAACCGCCTGTGCGGTTCGGGCATGGACGCAGTCGGCATCGCGGCGCGCGCGATCAAATCGGGCGAAGCCGCGTTGATGGTGGCGGGCGGTGTCGAAAGCATGAGCCGTGCGCCGTTCGTGATGCCCAAGGCAGGCAGCGCGTTTTCGCGCCAGGCCGAGATTTACGACACGACGATCGGCTGGCGCTTCGTCAACCCGCTGATGAAAAAGCTCTACGGCGTCGACTCGATGCCGGAAACCGGCGAAAACGTCGCCACCGACTACAACATCAGCCGCGCTGATCAGGACGCGTTCGCACTGCGCAGCCAGCAGAAAGCAGCTCGCGCGCAACGCGACGGCACGCTCGCGCAGGAAATCGTCGGCGTGACGATTGCGCAGAAGAAAGGCGATCCGGTTACGGTGCTGCAGGACGAGCATCCGCGTGAAACCAGTCTCGAAACGCTCGCCAAGCTGAAGGGCGTCGTGCGTCCGGACGGCACGGTCACGGCGGGCAATGCATCGGGCGTGAACGACGGCGCAGCGGCTCTGCTGCTCGCCAACGAAGCCACCGCGAAGCGCTTCGGCCTCACGCCGCGCGCTCGCGTGCTGGGTATCGCCACGGCCGGCGTCGCGCCGCGCGTGATGGGCATCGGCCCGGCGCCGGCTACGCAAAAGCTGCTGGCGCGTCTGGGTATGACCATCGACCAATTCGACGTGATCGAACTGAACGAGGCGTTCGCGTCGCAAGGTATTGCGGTGTTGCGCGCGCTGGGCGTGGCCGACGACGACGCTCGCGTGAACCCGAACGGCGGCGCGATTGCACTCGGCCATCCGCTCGGCATGAGCGGCGCGCGCCTGGTGACGACCGCGATGTATCAACTGCAGCGCGCGCAAGGTCGCTTTGCGCTGTGCACGATGTGTATCGGCGTCGGTCAGGGCATCGCAATCGCAATCGAACGCGTTTGA
- a CDS encoding lysozyme inhibitor LprI family protein — translation MNPDHSPCIKRCLRTMLFTLAALSSASTFAASFDCAHARLPDEKAVCASRQLSELDVEMSVRYQMLTGLVAMGTRGDMQDQQQTWLKSRHACGESKSCLLDLYRQRIAKLKEQYAQLARRGPF, via the coding sequence ATGAATCCCGACCATTCTCCGTGCATCAAACGATGTCTTCGAACGATGCTGTTCACGCTCGCCGCGTTGAGTTCGGCGTCGACATTTGCCGCGAGTTTCGATTGCGCACACGCACGTTTGCCGGATGAAAAAGCAGTCTGCGCATCGCGGCAACTGAGCGAACTGGATGTCGAGATGTCTGTCCGCTATCAGATGCTGACGGGGCTGGTCGCGATGGGCACACGCGGCGACATGCAGGACCAGCAACAGACGTGGCTGAAGTCGAGGCACGCGTGCGGCGAAAGCAAGTCGTGTCTGCTCGACCTTTACCGTCAGCGGATTGCGAAGCTGAAAGAGC
- a CDS encoding DUF2917 domain-containing protein produces MDQASPQCMDDDSSLTAYQPDERQPTIVVHFSVIPGATLTWRIEADSTLAVQGARIWLTRISSPYDHWLTPGAEIRLHRGERVWLSTDGAHAARVTLTSILPVRRGLIGRWLGRLAGLGLGAPSPR; encoded by the coding sequence ATGGATCAGGCAAGCCCGCAATGCATGGATGACGACTCGAGTCTGACGGCGTATCAACCGGACGAGCGTCAGCCGACAATCGTCGTGCATTTTTCTGTGATCCCAGGCGCGACGCTCACGTGGCGTATCGAAGCGGACAGCACGCTCGCGGTTCAGGGTGCGCGCATCTGGCTGACCCGCATCAGCTCCCCTTACGATCACTGGCTTACGCCGGGCGCGGAAATCCGGCTGCATCGCGGCGAACGTGTGTGGCTCAGCACCGATGGCGCACATGCGGCGCGCGTCACGTTGACCAGCATATTGCCCGTGCGACGCGGGTTGATCGGACGCTGGCTCGGGCGGCTCGCCGGGCTCGGACTGGGTGCGCCGTCGCCGCGTTGA
- the otnI gene encoding 2-oxo-tetronate isomerase, with protein sequence MPRFAANLTMMYTEHAFLDRFAAAAQDGFEAVEYLFPYDFPASEIKARLDANHLTQALFNAPPGDWAGGERGIAALPGREDEFQRSIATALDYARVLGNRKLHVMAGLIGADHSRAECRDVYVKNLAYAAKAALAENIMVVIEPINTRDMPGYFLNRQDDAHAICAEVGAPNLKVQFDCYHCQIVEGDLAVKLKRDMAGIGHIQIAGVPERHEPDTGELNYPYLLELIDSLGYDGYIGCEYRPRGETSAGLGWLKPYLKNAGQ encoded by the coding sequence ATGCCCCGTTTTGCCGCCAATCTGACGATGATGTACACCGAGCACGCTTTCCTCGACCGTTTCGCCGCCGCCGCGCAAGACGGTTTCGAAGCGGTCGAATACCTGTTTCCCTACGATTTTCCGGCCAGCGAAATCAAGGCGCGGCTCGATGCCAATCATCTGACGCAGGCGCTGTTCAATGCGCCGCCCGGCGACTGGGCAGGCGGCGAACGCGGAATAGCCGCGCTGCCGGGCCGCGAAGACGAGTTTCAGCGCAGCATCGCTACCGCGCTCGACTACGCGCGCGTGCTCGGCAATCGCAAGCTGCATGTGATGGCCGGTCTGATCGGCGCGGATCATTCGCGAGCCGAATGTCGCGACGTGTACGTGAAAAATCTCGCGTATGCCGCGAAGGCTGCGCTAGCCGAGAACATCATGGTCGTGATCGAGCCGATCAATACGCGCGACATGCCCGGCTATTTCCTGAATCGTCAGGACGATGCCCACGCGATTTGCGCGGAAGTCGGCGCACCGAATCTGAAGGTGCAATTCGATTGCTATCACTGCCAGATCGTCGAAGGCGATCTCGCGGTGAAACTCAAACGCGATATGGCCGGCATCGGCCACATTCAGATCGCGGGCGTGCCCGAGCGGCACGAACCCGACACCGGCGAATTGAACTACCCGTATCTGCTGGAATTGATCGACTCGCTGGGTTACGACGGCTACATCGGTTGCGAATACCGACCGCGTGGTGAAACGTCGGCGGGGCTTGGCTGGCTGAAGCCGTATCTGAAGAACGCCGGGCAATGA
- the denD gene encoding D-erythronate dehydrogenase: MKVLITGGAGFLGQRLARELLARGSLNDAQGKPQAITELLLLDVVHAADSGDSRVRSEVGDIAERSVLEHAIDGNTEAIFHLAAIVSGQAEADFDLGMRINLDASRLLLETCRQRGHRPRVVFTSSVAVYGGDLPDVVQNDTALNPQSSYGAQKAIAELLLNDYTRRGFVDGRVLRLPTISVRPGRPNAAASSFASGIIREPLNGEAAVCPVAGSTRLWLLSPRQAIASLIAGLELDAAALGQQRVLNLPGISVSVDDMVAALREVAGDEVANRIVWEPDTRVEKIVGSWPGRWDTSRAERLGLSGERSFADVIRSYIADEGIQVR; this comes from the coding sequence ATGAAAGTTCTGATTACCGGCGGCGCGGGTTTTCTCGGTCAGCGCCTCGCCCGTGAACTGCTCGCGCGCGGTTCGCTGAACGACGCGCAAGGCAAACCGCAAGCGATTACCGAACTGCTTCTGCTCGACGTGGTTCATGCCGCCGATTCCGGCGACAGCCGCGTGCGAAGCGAAGTGGGCGATATCGCCGAACGCAGCGTGCTGGAACACGCAATCGACGGGAACACCGAAGCGATCTTCCATCTCGCGGCGATCGTGAGCGGCCAGGCGGAAGCGGATTTCGATCTCGGCATGCGCATCAATCTCGACGCGTCGCGCCTGCTGCTCGAAACGTGCCGGCAACGCGGGCATCGGCCGCGCGTGGTGTTCACGAGTTCGGTCGCGGTTTATGGCGGCGATCTGCCGGATGTCGTGCAAAACGATACGGCGCTGAATCCGCAATCGTCGTATGGCGCGCAGAAGGCGATCGCGGAATTGCTGCTCAACGATTACACGCGACGCGGTTTTGTCGACGGCCGCGTGCTGCGCTTGCCGACCATCAGCGTGCGTCCGGGGCGGCCGAATGCGGCGGCGTCGTCGTTTGCGAGCGGGATTATTCGCGAGCCGCTGAATGGCGAGGCGGCGGTGTGTCCGGTGGCGGGATCGACGCGGCTGTGGCTGCTGTCGCCGCGCCAGGCGATCGCAAGCCTGATCGCCGGGCTCGAACTCGATGCGGCGGCGCTCGGTCAGCAGCGCGTGCTGAACCTGCCGGGGATTTCGGTGAGTGTCGACGACATGGTCGCGGCGCTGCGCGAAGTGGCGGGCGACGAGGTCGCGAACCGGATCGTGTGGGAGCCTGATACGCGCGTGGAGAAGATCGTCGGCAGCTGGCCGGGACGGTGGGATACGTCGCGCGCCGAGCGGCTGGGCCTGAGCGGCGAGCGGAGTTTCGCTGACGTGATCCGCAGCTATATCGCTGACGAGGGGATCCAGGTTCGGTGA
- a CDS encoding IclR family transcriptional regulator, protein MSKALPPSTVVPVSAEPAPDKPGDSYVQSFARGLAVIRAFDATRPEQTLTDVAAATGLTRAGARRILLTLQTLGYVEAEGRLFRLTPKILDLGFAYLTSMPFWNLAEPVMEGLSAEVHESCSAAVLDRTEIVYVLRVPTHKIMTINLSIGSRLPAYCTSMGRVLLSALDDETLEATLNSAPLYAHTPRTVTDKDELKKLIAQVRTQGWAIVDQELEGGLISLSAPIRNRQGRVIAAMNISGNAQRNSAKQMVKAFLEPLQKAAQTVSDMVARRG, encoded by the coding sequence ATGAGCAAAGCCCTGCCGCCGTCTACCGTCGTTCCCGTCAGCGCCGAACCGGCCCCGGACAAGCCGGGCGACTCGTATGTGCAGTCGTTCGCGCGCGGCCTCGCGGTCATCCGCGCGTTCGACGCCACGCGCCCCGAACAGACGCTCACCGACGTCGCCGCCGCCACCGGTCTCACGCGCGCGGGCGCACGCCGCATCCTGCTGACCTTGCAGACGCTCGGCTACGTGGAAGCCGAAGGCCGCCTGTTCCGCCTCACGCCGAAAATTCTCGACCTCGGTTTCGCGTATCTGACGTCGATGCCATTCTGGAATCTGGCCGAGCCGGTCATGGAGGGCTTGTCGGCGGAGGTTCACGAGAGCTGTTCGGCGGCCGTGCTGGATCGCACCGAGATCGTTTACGTGCTGCGTGTGCCGACCCACAAGATCATGACGATCAACCTGTCGATCGGCAGCCGTTTGCCCGCTTATTGCACGTCGATGGGCCGCGTGCTGTTGTCCGCACTCGACGACGAAACGCTCGAAGCCACGTTGAATTCGGCGCCGCTTTACGCGCACACACCGCGCACGGTGACCGACAAGGACGAGTTGAAGAAACTGATCGCGCAGGTGCGGACCCAGGGCTGGGCTATCGTCGATCAGGAACTCGAAGGTGGTTTGATTTCGCTGTCCGCGCCGATCCGCAATCGCCAGGGGCGTGTGATCGCGGCGATGAACATCAGCGGAAATGCGCAGCGCAATTCGGCGAAGCAGATGGTGAAGGCGTTTCTGGAGCCGCTGCAAAAGGCCGCGCAAACCGTCTCGGATATGGTCGCGCGACGCGGTTGA
- a CDS encoding H-NS family nucleoid-associated regulatory protein, which produces MATLEQIQAKMDKLKAQAEALAAKNAQAIVDKIRGLMLQHGLTTKDIEADAKTKRAAKTVGGKAADAAKASKKSGVKVAAKYQDPKTGATWTGRGRAPAWIASAKDRSKFLIGSGASAVAVSNSAAGKVKAKADVKAKGNASASAVKKASTAGAATAPKGQQKADQAPRYRDPKSGATWSGRGRAPLWIAGAKDRNKFLIDAAQAVAPVAKTNKPKAVVTKAVVAKTNKPKAAVTKAAVAKTNEPKAVVTKAAVAKTNKPKAVVTKAAVTKAAVTKAPVTKAAATKAPAVKKVSAVKEPGVVKSPVADEKVVAKKAAVSPAKPKAVKKVVAKKADPVAVVAASSDVPAAPVASAEVAA; this is translated from the coding sequence ATGGCAACACTGGAACAAATTCAGGCAAAGATGGACAAGCTCAAGGCGCAAGCCGAGGCATTGGCCGCAAAGAACGCACAGGCCATCGTGGACAAGATTCGAGGTCTCATGCTTCAGCATGGACTGACGACGAAAGACATCGAAGCCGACGCAAAGACGAAGCGCGCGGCGAAAACCGTCGGCGGTAAAGCTGCGGATGCGGCGAAAGCATCGAAGAAATCCGGCGTCAAAGTCGCGGCCAAATATCAGGATCCGAAGACCGGTGCAACGTGGACGGGTCGCGGACGCGCGCCGGCCTGGATTGCCAGTGCAAAAGATCGAAGCAAGTTTCTGATTGGCAGCGGCGCAAGCGCGGTGGCCGTTTCGAATTCGGCTGCCGGCAAGGTGAAGGCGAAGGCGGATGTGAAAGCTAAGGGCAACGCTTCGGCTTCGGCTGTGAAAAAAGCGTCGACCGCTGGCGCAGCGACGGCTCCCAAGGGTCAGCAGAAAGCTGACCAGGCTCCCCGCTACCGCGATCCAAAATCGGGCGCGACGTGGAGCGGTCGTGGTCGTGCGCCGTTGTGGATCGCGGGCGCGAAAGACCGCAACAAGTTTTTGATCGACGCCGCGCAAGCCGTTGCTCCGGTCGCGAAGACGAACAAGCCGAAGGCAGTTGTTACCAAGGCAGTGGTCGCAAAGACGAACAAGCCGAAGGCAGCGGTTACCAAGGCCGCGGTTGCGAAGACCAATGAGCCGAAGGCAGTTGTTACCAAGGCCGCGGTTGCGAAGACGAATAAGCCGAAGGCAGTTGTTACCAAAGCAGCAGTGACGAAAGCAGCAGTGACGAAAGCGCCGGTGACGAAAGCAGCAGCGACGAAAGCGCCAGCGGTCAAGAAAGTAAGCGCGGTCAAGGAACCCGGGGTTGTGAAATCGCCCGTTGCTGACGAGAAGGTTGTAGCGAAGAAAGCCGCGGTGTCGCCGGCAAAGCCCAAGGCAGTGAAGAAGGTCGTCGCTAAAAAGGCAGACCCGGTCGCTGTTGTTGCCGCAAGTTCCGACGTGCCCGCAGCACCGGTAGCGTCAGCCGAAGTGGCCGCATAA
- the otnK gene encoding 3-oxo-tetronate kinase: MTSTTKRALLGCIADDFTGATDLANMLVRGGMRTVQTIGVPASNEALEADALVVALKSRTIPAADAIAQSLAALDWLRAQGCRQFFFKYCSTFDSTDAGNIGQVTDALLDALSSDGAGFTIACPAFPENGRTIFRGHLFVGDTLLNESGMENHPLTPMRDANLVRVLQRQTQSKVGLVRYDAVAKGVPGVRAAFDALRENGARMAIADAVSDADLHVLGEACADLTLITGGSGIALGLPANFRRAGWLNEQADAAQLPRIDGLSVVLAGSASKATNAQVAAWRETRPAFRIDPLAAARGEDVVAQALDFAQPYLDRCEAVLIYATATPDEVKAVQRELGVNEAGHLVESTLASIARALRERGVRKFVVAGGETSGAVVQALDVRTLRIGGQIDPGVPATATTGADPLALALKSGNFGSTDFFDKALRHLDGAAQ, encoded by the coding sequence ATGACGTCCACGACGAAACGCGCGTTGCTCGGCTGCATCGCCGACGACTTCACCGGCGCGACCGATCTCGCCAATATGCTGGTGCGCGGCGGCATGCGCACGGTGCAGACGATCGGCGTACCCGCGTCGAATGAAGCGCTCGAAGCCGATGCGCTGGTGGTCGCGCTGAAGTCGCGCACGATTCCCGCCGCCGACGCCATCGCGCAATCGCTCGCCGCGCTCGACTGGTTGCGCGCGCAAGGCTGCCGCCAGTTCTTCTTCAAATACTGCTCGACCTTCGATTCGACCGACGCTGGCAACATCGGTCAGGTGACCGATGCGCTGCTCGACGCGCTGTCTTCCGATGGCGCGGGTTTCACGATTGCGTGCCCTGCGTTTCCTGAAAACGGCCGCACGATTTTCCGGGGCCATCTGTTTGTCGGCGATACGCTGCTCAATGAATCGGGCATGGAAAACCACCCGCTCACGCCGATGCGCGACGCGAATCTCGTGCGCGTGCTGCAACGTCAGACGCAATCGAAAGTGGGTCTCGTGCGTTACGACGCGGTGGCCAAGGGTGTGCCGGGCGTGCGTGCGGCATTCGACGCGCTCCGCGAAAACGGCGCGCGCATGGCGATTGCCGACGCGGTGTCCGACGCCGATCTGCACGTGCTAGGCGAAGCCTGCGCCGATCTCACACTGATCACGGGCGGCTCCGGCATTGCGTTGGGCTTGCCCGCGAATTTCCGTCGCGCGGGATGGTTGAACGAGCAGGCCGATGCCGCGCAGTTGCCGCGTATCGATGGTTTGTCGGTGGTTCTTGCCGGGAGCGCGTCGAAAGCGACCAACGCACAGGTCGCGGCGTGGCGTGAAACGCGCCCGGCGTTTCGCATCGATCCGCTGGCGGCGGCGCGCGGTGAAGACGTCGTCGCGCAGGCGCTCGACTTCGCCCAGCCGTATCTCGACCGGTGCGAAGCCGTGCTGATCTACGCGACCGCCACGCCTGACGAAGTCAAGGCGGTGCAGCGCGAACTCGGTGTCAACGAAGCGGGGCATCTGGTGGAATCGACATTGGCGTCGATTGCGCGCGCTCTGCGCGAGCGCGGCGTGCGCAAGTTCGTGGTGGCGGGCGGCGAGACTTCGGGTGCGGTCGTGCAGGCGCTCGACGTGCGCACGCTGCGCATCGGCGGCCAGATCGACCCGGGCGTGCCGGCCACGGCGACCACCGGCGCCGACCCTCTGGCGCTCGCGCTGAAGTCCGGCAATTTCGGCTCGACCGATTTCTTCGACAAGGCGCTGCGTCATCTGGACGGGGCCGCGCAATGA
- a CDS encoding FadR/GntR family transcriptional regulator, whose amino-acid sequence MFDKIPARALSDTVAQQLLTQIDKGTFERGGKLPTEAVLAQQFGVSRTVIREAISRLKNEGVVEPRQGSGVFIAGHGAVRPLRIDYAEAVEPGSVVQILALRRAIEAEVASEAALCRSAADIASIDAALAHIDEAVADGSDGVAQDVAFHRAIAAATGNPYFLKTLTFLNQYLEAGTVVTRRNESLREDFSRQVRDEHAAIAAAIRAGDPVAARNAAQTHMYNAARRLAEAGIC is encoded by the coding sequence ATGTTCGACAAGATTCCTGCGCGGGCGTTGAGCGACACGGTCGCGCAGCAGCTCCTCACGCAGATCGACAAAGGCACCTTCGAGCGCGGCGGCAAGCTGCCGACCGAGGCCGTCCTGGCGCAGCAGTTCGGCGTGAGCCGCACGGTGATCCGCGAGGCGATTTCGCGGCTGAAGAACGAGGGCGTGGTCGAACCGCGCCAGGGTAGCGGCGTGTTCATCGCGGGGCACGGCGCGGTCCGGCCGCTGCGGATCGATTACGCGGAAGCAGTCGAGCCTGGCTCGGTCGTGCAGATTCTCGCGCTGCGCCGGGCGATCGAAGCGGAAGTCGCATCCGAAGCCGCGCTGTGCCGCAGCGCCGCCGATATCGCGTCGATCGACGCCGCGCTCGCGCACATCGACGAAGCGGTGGCCGACGGCAGCGACGGTGTCGCGCAAGACGTCGCGTTTCATCGCGCGATTGCGGCGGCGACCGGCAATCCGTATTTCCTCAAAACGCTCACTTTCCTGAATCAGTATCTGGAGGCCGGCACGGTCGTCACGCGCCGCAACGAATCGTTGCGCGAGGACTTTTCGCGTCAGGTGCGCGACGAGCACGCGGCGATCGCCGCGGCAATTCGCGCGGGCGATCCGGTAGCGGCGCGCAACGCGGCGCAGACGCATATGTACAACGCCGCGCGCCGGCTCGCGGAAGCGGGCATCTGCTAG
- the otnC gene encoding 3-oxo-tetronate 4-phosphate decarboxylase, producing MTASPALHTTNEARVREEICVSGASLYQRGYTVGTAGNISARLDDGWLITPTDACLGRLDPAEIAKVDLSGNAVSGAKPSKTLALHRGIYARNGDARGVVHTHSTHLVALTLAGVWSETDVLPPLTPYYVMKVGHVPLIRYRRPGDLQVAAEIAALAGSVRAALLDRLGPVVWERSVAQASYALEELEETARLWLMTNPRPAPLDEAALEELRAVFGARW from the coding sequence ATGACCGCGTCGCCCGCACTTCACACGACGAACGAAGCGCGCGTGCGCGAGGAAATCTGCGTGAGCGGCGCGAGTCTGTATCAGCGCGGCTATACGGTGGGCACCGCCGGCAACATCAGCGCGCGGCTCGACGACGGCTGGCTGATCACGCCGACCGATGCCTGCCTCGGCCGGCTCGATCCCGCCGAAATCGCCAAAGTCGATCTGAGCGGCAACGCCGTGTCGGGCGCGAAGCCGTCGAAAACGCTGGCGCTGCATCGCGGCATCTATGCGCGTAACGGCGACGCACGCGGCGTCGTCCATACGCATTCGACCCATCTGGTCGCGCTGACGCTCGCGGGCGTCTGGAGCGAAACGGATGTGCTGCCGCCGCTCACGCCGTACTACGTGATGAAAGTGGGACACGTACCGCTGATTCGCTACCGCCGCCCCGGCGATCTGCAAGTGGCTGCCGAGATCGCCGCGCTGGCCGGTTCGGTCCGCGCGGCTTTGCTCGACCGTCTGGGGCCGGTGGTGTGGGAGCGTTCCGTCGCGCAGGCGTCGTACGCGCTCGAAGAACTGGAGGAGACCGCGCGCTTGTGGCTGATGACGAATCCGCGGCCCGCGCCGCTCGATGAAGCCGCGCTCGAAGAGTTGCGTGCGGTGTTCGGCGCGCGCTGGTAG
- the ltnD gene encoding L-threonate dehydrogenase, with amino-acid sequence MSRNVGVIGLGAMGLGVARSLRRAGFRVHACDLRQEVVQAFVAEGGVGCATPAELGAQCEVVVTVVVNAEQTEAVLFGEQGAVAAMKKGSVVIASATVPPEFAIDLGKRIEAAGLQMLDAPLSGGAARAASGEMTMMTSGPAQAYAACQDVLIAMAGKVYRLGTAHGAGSKVKIINQLLAGVHIAVAAEAMALGLREGVDPKALYEVITNSAGNSWMFENRVPHILNGDYTPLSAVDIFVKDLGLVLDTARRSKFPLPLSAAAHQMFMMASTAGHGGEDDSAVIKIFPGIDVPAAK; translated from the coding sequence ATGTCCAGAAATGTCGGAGTCATCGGTCTAGGTGCAATGGGTCTGGGTGTCGCGCGCTCATTGCGGCGCGCGGGTTTTCGGGTGCATGCGTGCGATTTGCGCCAGGAGGTGGTGCAGGCGTTTGTCGCCGAGGGCGGTGTCGGTTGTGCGACGCCCGCGGAGCTCGGCGCGCAATGCGAGGTGGTCGTCACGGTCGTCGTGAATGCCGAGCAGACCGAGGCCGTGCTGTTCGGCGAGCAGGGCGCGGTCGCGGCGATGAAAAAAGGCAGTGTGGTGATCGCAAGCGCGACAGTGCCGCCTGAATTCGCGATAGATCTCGGCAAGCGGATCGAAGCGGCGGGTCTGCAGATGCTCGATGCGCCGCTTTCGGGCGGCGCAGCGCGCGCCGCATCCGGTGAGATGACGATGATGACTTCGGGCCCCGCGCAAGCCTATGCCGCCTGCCAGGACGTGCTGATCGCGATGGCGGGCAAGGTCTACCGGCTCGGCACTGCGCATGGCGCGGGATCGAAAGTGAAGATCATCAATCAGTTGCTGGCGGGCGTGCATATCGCGGTCGCCGCCGAGGCGATGGCACTCGGTCTGCGCGAGGGCGTCGATCCGAAGGCGCTGTACGAGGTGATCACGAACAGCGCGGGCAATTCGTGGATGTTCGAGAACCGTGTGCCGCACATTCTCAATGGCGATTACACGCCGCTGTCGGCGGTCGATATTTTCGTCAAGGACCTGGGGCTCGTGCTCGATACCGCGCGCCGCTCGAAATTCCCGCTGCCGTTGTCGGCGGCCGCGCATCAGATGTTCATGATGGCGTCCACGGCCGGTCATGGTGGCGAGGACGATTCGGCGGTCATCAAGATTTTCCCGGGCATCGACGTGCCGGCCGCGAAGTAA